Genomic segment of Oncorhynchus tshawytscha isolate Ot180627B linkage group LG13, Otsh_v2.0, whole genome shotgun sequence:
ACTGGTGTGTGGACACTGTCCTCCTACCATGGGAACGAGCAGCTATTTACACTAATTTGCAACAGAAAGCGTTGTGGAGGATAGCGACAGTTGGGAATGTACTATTTGGTGTCTTTCCCTCTCTGGCCTGTGTAAGTGGTAGAAGTGTCATTATTTAGCCTATgaagcgaaggagagagaggagagcaaacaGGACTGAATGACCCTCAGGTTGGACTGGCTCTCCTCTTCACTATCTCATTAATGCTTGAAGCGTTCAGACGAACAACACATCAAATGGTGGGCCCGACCTTAGGCTACTACTCTCCTATCCAGCTCAGTTCACTTCCATGGAGATCAGCTCACAGTTCACTTCTGAAATGGACTCCGTTTAGAAGTATAAGGACATGAAAGGCGTGgcgctgggggagaggagagaagggatttATTAAAACAGCAGGACAGATGACGGTTTGGCGGTTGGACTCGAGCCAAAGAGGAACTCGGAACGCACCCATTCGCAGCCTGACAGGATTTAGAAACCTCAGGTGGGGACTGGACAGCTATTCAAAAATCATAACAAGAACATTAAACAAGATTGGTGTGTCTTTCATCCAATATTTTGGCAAAAAGATTTTACTACACTTTTTAAATTAAACTCATGATCCTTTGACCCCAACTGCCTACATAGGATTTGAAAATCTGGAATAACGGTAGGAGGATTGATGTCTTCCACCACAACCAAGGCAGGCAACTGTGTCCGGTTATCATCAGGCTTAAAGTGAATGGTGTTGGAGCGTTTACCTTCATGGAGCCAGACCCTAATCTAGTCACGGCTCAGATTATAGATTATTGTGCTTGACTGAGTTCCTAAAGTAACAGGACTATATATTCATTAAATGAACTCTCCCTccagacagagaggctgctgaAGCCTTGAAGAGtcgtgagtaggtgtgtgtgtgtgtgtgtgtgtgtgtgtgtgtgtgtgtgtgtgtgtgtgtgtgtgtgtgtgtgtgtgtgtgtgtgtgtgtgtgtgtgtgtgtgtgtgtgtgtgtgttataaatgGAGAGGCAGGGCCGTCTTGGGGACTCGGCACTGTATGACTTTGTCAGTGATAAAAACCTCATGGAGATTCACCCAAAGTCCACTTCGGGTTCAAAACAGCTCATGGACAGCTTTCTCCCAGTCACTGGCTACCGGGGCCGGTACTACAACCTCTCCTATGTTAACGGGAGCCACCGGGAAACAGGTACAAGCGAGGGGGAACAAACTGGACACGGACATTCCCTGCATGAGATGGCCACAGGGAGCACATCTGCCTACACCTATTACAGCCCAggctctttctcacacacatctcacacacacacctcagacacacacaccgggcGGTCGAAGCGGAGGCGTGTGATCAATGTGGGCCAGCGTCAGGCGGCGAACGTccgggagaggaagaggatgttCAGTCTCAACGAGGCATTTGACGAGCTGCGGAGAAAAGTGCCGACCTTTGCTTACGAGAAGAGGCTGTCACGCATCGAGACGCTCCGCCTCGCCATCGTTTACATCTCCTTCATGACGGACCTGTTAGAGAacacctgacctgatcaggatcACATAGATCCATCAGGGTTATCAGAGCCAGGTCGATTAATCAGACTGGTTAGTTTGATTGATGCTTCACCTCGGCATCGTTTACAACTCCTTCATGACAGACCTGTCAGAGAACACCTGACCTGATCTATCAGGGTGATCAGAACCAGATTGATTCGTTAATTGATCAGATATTCAGTTTGATTACATTGGTTATATCATATCTATTTATGGAATATAAAGTTTTAGAATGGGGCTATGGTTGTCAATTAACATATACATTTAATATCAAGTAGCTATTTATGCTGTTTTTATAGTGTTGTAGAAATGTATTATTAACATTATCCCAAGTGAAATGATGTGTAccagagcaacaacaaaaaacacttgTTTTGTTTTAATAGGTAAAACTGGGTTGATTTTCATGGATTTAATTATAATGGGAAATCAAAGAGATTAGAAAACTTAACTGATGTTATAAAAATATatgtgggttaggggagggaacAACAGGGTCCAACCCATCGGGGTTAGTCTGTGAACAATACGGGGATCCAGATAGGGACAGATTTACTTCTCATGTTTATGTATCTATCGAGGTGCTAATTGTATGAGAGGGTTTCAGGGTAGAGATAAAAATGTTGGATAGGAGGGTGATTAGAGAGATTTacccagaggaggctggtgggaggagctataggaggacgggctcattagAATGGCTGgcatggaatcaatggaacggtatcaaacacatcaaacatatggaaaccacatgtttgactccgttccatatataccactccagccattacaataagCACATTCTCCTATaatcctcccaccagcctcctctggattTACCACTTAGGGAAAAGTTACCTCGGCAGAacccactgtgtgtgtttgtgtttgtgtttgtgtttgtgtttgtgtttgtgtttgtgggtgggtgggtgggtgggtgggtgg
This window contains:
- the LOC121838993 gene encoding protein Fer3, which codes for MEIHPKSTSGSKQLMDSFLPVTGYRGRYYNLSYVNGSHRETGTSEGEQTGHGHSLHEMATGSTSAYTYYSPGSFSHTSHTHTSDTHTGRSKRRRVINVGQRQAANVRERKRMFSLNEAFDELRRKVPTFAYEKRLSRIETLRLAIVYISFMTDLLENT